A single window of Callithrix jacchus isolate 240 chromosome 6, calJac240_pri, whole genome shotgun sequence DNA harbors:
- the ILKAP gene encoding integrin-linked kinase-associated serine/threonine phosphatase 2C isoform X2 — protein sequence MVKNEGKGAKRKTSEEEKNGSEELVEKKVCKASSVIFGLKGYVAERKGEREEMQDAHVILNDITEECRPPSSLITRVSYFAVFDGHGGIRASKFAAQNLHQNLIRKFPKGDGISVEKTVKRCLLDTFKHTDEEFLKQASSQKPAWKDGSTATCVLAVDNVLYIANLGDSRAILCRYNEESQKHAALSLSKEHNPTQYEERMRIQKAGGNVRDGRVLGVLEVSRSIGDGQYKRCGVTSVPDIRRCQLTPNDRFILLACDGLFKVFTPEEAVNFILSCLEDEKIQTREGKSAVDARYEAACNRLANKAVQRGSADNVTVMVVRIGH from the exons ATGGTAAAGAACGAAGGGAAAGGAGCAAAGAGGAAAACCTCCGAGGAAGAGAAGAATGGCAGTGAAGAGCTTGTGGAAAAGAAAGTTTGTAAAG CCTCTTCGGTGATCTTTGGTCTGAAGGGCTATGTGGCTGAGCGGAAGGGTGAGAGGGAGGAGATGCAGGATGCCCACGTCATCCTGAACGACATCACCGAGGAGTGTAGGCCCCCATCGTCCCTCAT TACTCGAGTTTCATATTTTGCCGTATTTGATGGACATGGAGGAATTCGAGCCTCAAAATTTGCTGCACAGAATTTGCATCAGAACTTAATCAGAAAATTTCCTAAAG GAGATGGCATCAGTGTAGAGAAAACCGTGAAGAGATGCCTTTTGGACACTTTCAAGCATACTGACGAAGAGTTCCTTAAACAAGCTTCCAGCCA GAAGCCTGCTTGGAAGGATGGGTCCACTGCCACGTGCGTTCTGGCTGTAGACAACGTTCTTTATATTGCCAACCTCGGGGACAGTCGG GCAATCTTGTGTCGTTATAATGAGGAGAGTCAAAAACATGCAGCCTTAAGCCTCAGCAAAGAGCATAATCCAACTCAGTATGAAGAGCGGATGAGGATACAGAAGGCTGGAGGAAACGTCAG gGATGGGCGTGTTTTGGGCGTGCTAGAGGTATCCCGCTCCATTGGGGATGGGCAGTACAAGCGCTGCGGTGTCACATCTGTGCCTGACATCAGACGCTGCCAGCTGACCCCCAATGACAG GTTCATTTTGTTGGCTTGTGATGGGCTCTTCAAGGTCTTTACCCCAGAAGAAGCCGTGAACTTCATCTTGTCCTGTCTTGAG GATGAGAAGATCCAGACCCGGGAAGGGAAGTCTGCGGTTGACGCCCGCTACGAAGCAGCCTGCAACAGGCTGGCCAACAAGGCGGTGCAGCGGGGCTCAGCTGACAATGTCACCGTGATGGTGGTACGGATAGGGCACTGA
- the ILKAP gene encoding integrin-linked kinase-associated serine/threonine phosphatase 2C isoform X1 produces the protein MDLFGDLPEPERSPRPAAGKEAQKGPLLFDDLPPASSTDSGSGGPLLFDDLPPASSGDSGSLATSVPQMVKNEGKGAKRKTSEEEKNGSEELVEKKVCKASSVIFGLKGYVAERKGEREEMQDAHVILNDITEECRPPSSLITRVSYFAVFDGHGGIRASKFAAQNLHQNLIRKFPKGDGISVEKTVKRCLLDTFKHTDEEFLKQASSQKPAWKDGSTATCVLAVDNVLYIANLGDSRAILCRYNEESQKHAALSLSKEHNPTQYEERMRIQKAGGNVRDGRVLGVLEVSRSIGDGQYKRCGVTSVPDIRRCQLTPNDRFILLACDGLFKVFTPEEAVNFILSCLEDEKIQTREGKSAVDARYEAACNRLANKAVQRGSADNVTVMVVRIGH, from the exons GGAAAGAAGCTCAGAAAGGACCCCTGCTCTTTGATGACCTCCCTCCAGCCAGCAGTACTGACTCAG GATCAGGGGGACCTTTGCTTTTTGATGATCTCCCACCTGCTAGCAGTGGCGATTCAG GTTCTCTTGCCACGTCAGTACCCCAGATGGTAAAGAACGAAGGGAAAGGAGCAAAGAGGAAAACCTCCGAGGAAGAGAAGAATGGCAGTGAAGAGCTTGTGGAAAAGAAAGTTTGTAAAG CCTCTTCGGTGATCTTTGGTCTGAAGGGCTATGTGGCTGAGCGGAAGGGTGAGAGGGAGGAGATGCAGGATGCCCACGTCATCCTGAACGACATCACCGAGGAGTGTAGGCCCCCATCGTCCCTCAT TACTCGAGTTTCATATTTTGCCGTATTTGATGGACATGGAGGAATTCGAGCCTCAAAATTTGCTGCACAGAATTTGCATCAGAACTTAATCAGAAAATTTCCTAAAG GAGATGGCATCAGTGTAGAGAAAACCGTGAAGAGATGCCTTTTGGACACTTTCAAGCATACTGACGAAGAGTTCCTTAAACAAGCTTCCAGCCA GAAGCCTGCTTGGAAGGATGGGTCCACTGCCACGTGCGTTCTGGCTGTAGACAACGTTCTTTATATTGCCAACCTCGGGGACAGTCGG GCAATCTTGTGTCGTTATAATGAGGAGAGTCAAAAACATGCAGCCTTAAGCCTCAGCAAAGAGCATAATCCAACTCAGTATGAAGAGCGGATGAGGATACAGAAGGCTGGAGGAAACGTCAG gGATGGGCGTGTTTTGGGCGTGCTAGAGGTATCCCGCTCCATTGGGGATGGGCAGTACAAGCGCTGCGGTGTCACATCTGTGCCTGACATCAGACGCTGCCAGCTGACCCCCAATGACAG GTTCATTTTGTTGGCTTGTGATGGGCTCTTCAAGGTCTTTACCCCAGAAGAAGCCGTGAACTTCATCTTGTCCTGTCTTGAG GATGAGAAGATCCAGACCCGGGAAGGGAAGTCTGCGGTTGACGCCCGCTACGAAGCAGCCTGCAACAGGCTGGCCAACAAGGCGGTGCAGCGGGGCTCAGCTGACAATGTCACCGTGATGGTGGTACGGATAGGGCACTGA